In the genome of Planococcus donghaensis, the window TTGGAGCAACAACGTAAATTTCAGGTTTTTTTCTGGAAACGTTAACGGCTGGATAGATAATTCATTCCAAAAAGGTGTGCCGTTTTTCCGGTAATTGATGATTTCAAAAACTCCAGTTTCCCCTGAAGCGATGCACTCATGAATTTTTTCACCCGCTTTTCGAGATGTTTTCTCTCCATGTAAAAAACGTCCATTACGTCCTAGTGTCTCTTCTTCACTATAGCCAATCATTTTAAAGAAGGCATCATTTGCATAGACAATGGGCTGATCTTCTATTTCCGAGTTGATGACTAAGAACGATGTATGAAATTTAACACCGAGACGGCGTAGCCACTCCATGATTACTTTGTTGTCATTCATTACCTCATGCGTGTGCATACGACGCGCCCCCTTTTAAAAATATGTATAGTCGGTTTTGGATGATTAGGTCCGCCTTTAATTTCTTGATGATGGTTCTATTATAGTATAAAAATACAGCTGCCAACATATATAATTGGCAGCTGTGTGAACTTATTTATATAACGGGTGCGCAGCAGTTAACTTTGCAACACGTTCTGCAGCTTCTTTTTTGCTATTTTCATCTTCTGGATTTTTCAGAAGCATTGCCATGATTGCAGCAATTTCTTTCATATCTTCTTCTTTAAATCCACGAGATGTAACGGCAGCAGTTCCTAGACGAATACCAGAAGTAACAAATGGACTTTCCGGATCGAAAGGAATGGTATTTTTATTTGTCGTAATACCAACTTCATCAAGAACATGTTCTGCAACTTTCCCCGTCAAGTTTAACGAGCGAAGGTCAAGCAACAGCAAGTGATTGTCTGTGCCGCCAGAGACGATATTTACACCTTCTGCGATTAGCTCTTTTGCCAATGCGTCAGCATTTTTCACGACTTGTTCAATATACGTTTTGAATTCTGGCTTTTGCGCTTCACCGAATGCAACAGCTTTTGCTGCAATTACGTGCATTAGCGGGCCGCCTTGAATTCCAGGGAAAATTGTTTTATCGATTTTTTTCGCAAATTCCTCTTTGCAGAGAATCAATCCACCGCGTGGGCCACGAAGCGTTTTATGCGTAGTCGATGTAACAAAATGAGCATGTGGAACTGGGTTTGGATGAGCACCAGTAGCAACTAGACCGGCGATATGAGCCATATCCACCATCAAATATGCACCGACTTCATCAGCAATTTCACGGAATTTAGCAAAATCTAATTGACGAGAATATGCGCTTGCTCCAGCTACAACCATTTTTGGCTTATGTTCCAATGCCGCTTGACGAACCGCCTCGTAATCAACCAATTGCTCTTCTTCAGTCACGCCATACTCAACGAAATTATATTGCATCCCACTAAAATTCACTTTACTACCATGCGTCAAATGTCCACCATGGTTCAAGTTCATTCCAAGAATCGTATCCCCTTTATCTAGAACTGCTGTATAAACAGCCATGTTGGCCTGTGATCCAGAATGGGGTTGAACGTTCGCATGTTCCGCACCAAAAATTTCTTTCAGACGGTCGCGAGCGATGTTTTCCACAACGTCTACATGTTCACAGCCTCCGTAATAGCGTTTGCCCGGATAGCCTTCTGCATATTTGTTTGTTAACACCGATCCTTGTGCATCCATTACCGCTTGTGAAACAAAGTTTTCCGAAGCGATCAATTCGATGTTCGCTTCCTGTCTTTCTTTCTCTGCATTCATCGCTTCATATACTGCTGGGTCTTGCGCCTTAATCAATTCCATCCGTATATCCCTCCCGTGATTGAACAAGCTCACGATTGTAGGTTGCACGTTCACCGCCAATTAGTTTCGGCCGTGTAGTTGCAGATGCTACGATCGCTTCACCTACTAGTTTAACAGAAGTACGCAAGGGAACGGCAACTCTTTTTAAATGCATTCCGATCATTGTTTGTCCGATATCTATTCCCGCATGTGCCTGAATTTCTTCTACCACTACCGGATCGACCATATTGCTGAATGCATATGCACTCATTGAGCCGCCCGCTTTTGGTGCCGGAACAACAGAGACTGGCTCCCAGCCATATTTTTCAGCTGCTCGACGTTCGACTGTCAAAGCACGGTTAATGTGTTCACAACCTTGAAATGCTAAAAAAATATGGTGACGAGCTGCGAATTTTTCCAAAGGTTCAAACAAACTTTCTGCAATATCAAGTCCGCCGCCTGTTCCGATGCGTTTTCCTGCTACTTCTGATGTTGAACAGCCGACTACAAACACTTGGCCTTTCCTGAACTCGATCTGCTGCTCTAATTCGCTTAAAACCTCTTCAAGTTGCAACTGCCATAAAGTTTGCATATCGACTCCTCCTTATTTTTCGAGGTCCGTGATTTTTTGGATGCGTTTTTCGTGTCTGCCGCCTTCGAATTCTTCAGTCAACCAAGTTTGAGCTATTTCACGCGCAAGGCCAGGGCCAATAACACGCTCACCCATTGCTAAAATATTTGAATCATTATGTCCTCTTGTTGCTTTTGCGCTGAAGACATCATGAACAAGTGCACAACGAATTCCTTTGACTTTATTCGCAGAAATGGACATGCCAATACCTGTCCCACAAATCAAAATCCCACGATCAAATTCTCCACTTGCTACGCGATCTGCAACCGGTGTTGCATAATCCGGATAGTCTACTGAATCGTCTGTATGTGGACCAAAATCCTGATATTCAATTCCGATTTCGTTCATTAAATTGACGATTTCTTTACGCAGATTATTGCCGCCGTGATCTGATGAGATTGCTACTTTCATAATAAACCCTCTTTTCTTGAAATCAAATTTATAGATCCGCAAAAGTGTTCTTGTCGAATTATGCCGAAACGCTTTTACGCTTTAAATCAATTCTACCATTTTCACACAAAAAAGACAGACAAGCCTCTCGGATTGTCTGTCTTTTCATTCACGTGATTTTCATAATTAATTTGTCGATTAATAATTTTAATTCGTGAAATGTTTTTTCATAAAGTGTGATTGGTCCGCCGTAGGGATCCCTAACATCCTCTGTTGAATCAGCTGCAAATTCTTTTAACGTAAAAAGCTTTGTCGCTGTTTCAGGATACGCTTGCAATATCGCCATTTTATGCGAATTGGTCATCGTTAAGACCAGTTCTGCCCAGTCCAAATCTTCTTTATCTAATGGTTTTGAAGTATGACTAAATGAAATTTGTTGTTGGCTTAATACTAACTGTGCGTTTTCAGAAAGAGGTGCTTCTCCTGCAAATATTCCTGCAGAACGAGCTTCTACTTCTTTCAGATTTTTAGTTGTCACAATGGCTTCGGCCATTGGGCTGCGACATGTATTACCTGTACAAACAAAAAGAATCTTCATCATCTATCTCCCTTCACCCGATTAACTAAACCACTTATGATCTGCTGCTTTTTCAAGTCTGTTCATCAATGCGTCCTGATCTTGATCACTTGATTTCACTGGCGCTAATATTAAATCCGCATCAGTTAAATCACATTCTCGCAAACTGGCATATAAATTCTCCATGGATAACGGAAAATTAAAATCAGCAAGCGGATAATCCGTTTCACTAATAACAGCTACCCGCTTCCCTTTTTCTTGAACATATTGAATCGCTTTTTCGATCAAACCTTTTTCATCTTCAATCAAATACAAAGGTGCAGTTGGTGCATAATGCATATATTTCATCCCTGGTGATTTGGGCACATTATCTTTGTTTCCAGATGATGTGCGAACTGTTCCAATCACATGCTCGATTTGCTCTTTTGTTATTTTTCCAGGACGTAATATGACTGGCGGTTCACAAGTTGTATCCAAAACCGTTGACTCTATACCGATTTCTGTAGCCCCACCATCTAAAATTAGCGGAATTTTGCCATCCATGTCGTGACGTACATGATGCGCTAAGGTTGGACTTGGTTTTCCACTAGTATTTGCACTCGGTGCAGCTAAAGGTAACTGAACTTCTTGCAATAGCTTTAACGCTACAGGATGGTTTGGAACTCGCACTCCGACCGTTTGAAGATTTGCTGTTACATTGCTAGCAAACGTTTCTGGTTTGGCTTGCATAATCAATGTTAATGCACCGGGCCAAAAAGCATCCATACATTGTAACGCTTTTGCAGAAACTTCTTGCACATAATTTAATGCAGACTCTTTTGAATCCACATGAACTATTAAAGGATTATCTGCCGGACGTCCTTTTGCTTCGAAAATTTTGCTAACTGCTTCAAAATTTGTTGCATCTGCTCCTAATCCGTAAACCGTTTCGGTTG includes:
- the glyA gene encoding serine hydroxymethyltransferase, with translation MELIKAQDPAVYEAMNAEKERQEANIELIASENFVSQAVMDAQGSVLTNKYAEGYPGKRYYGGCEHVDVVENIARDRLKEIFGAEHANVQPHSGSQANMAVYTAVLDKGDTILGMNLNHGGHLTHGSKVNFSGMQYNFVEYGVTEEEQLVDYEAVRQAALEHKPKMVVAGASAYSRQLDFAKFREIADEVGAYLMVDMAHIAGLVATGAHPNPVPHAHFVTSTTHKTLRGPRGGLILCKEEFAKKIDKTIFPGIQGGPLMHVIAAKAVAFGEAQKPEFKTYIEQVVKNADALAKELIAEGVNIVSGGTDNHLLLLDLRSLNLTGKVAEHVLDEVGITTNKNTIPFDPESPFVTSGIRLGTAAVTSRGFKEEDMKEIAAIMAMLLKNPEDENSKKEAAERVAKLTAAHPLYK
- a CDS encoding TIGR01440 family protein, whose amino-acid sequence is MQTLWQLQLEEVLSELEQQIEFRKGQVFVVGCSTSEVAGKRIGTGGGLDIAESLFEPLEKFAARHHIFLAFQGCEHINRALTVERRAAEKYGWEPVSVVPAPKAGGSMSAYAFSNMVDPVVVEEIQAHAGIDIGQTMIGMHLKRVAVPLRTSVKLVGEAIVASATTRPKLIGGERATYNRELVQSREGYTDGID
- the rpiB gene encoding ribose 5-phosphate isomerase B, which encodes MKVAISSDHGGNNLRKEIVNLMNEIGIEYQDFGPHTDDSVDYPDYATPVADRVASGEFDRGILICGTGIGMSISANKVKGIRCALVHDVFSAKATRGHNDSNILAMGERVIGPGLAREIAQTWLTEEFEGGRHEKRIQKITDLEK
- a CDS encoding low molecular weight protein arginine phosphatase, producing MKILFVCTGNTCRSPMAEAIVTTKNLKEVEARSAGIFAGEAPLSENAQLVLSQQQISFSHTSKPLDKEDLDWAELVLTMTNSHKMAILQAYPETATKLFTLKEFAADSTEDVRDPYGGPITLYEKTFHELKLLIDKLIMKIT
- a CDS encoding L-threonylcarbamoyladenylate synthase, which codes for MKTEMIVVDKNVDEENSYAQAVEMLKSGEVVAFPTETVYGLGADATNFEAVSKIFEAKGRPADNPLIVHVDSKESALNYVQEVSAKALQCMDAFWPGALTLIMQAKPETFASNVTANLQTVGVRVPNHPVALKLLQEVQLPLAAPSANTSGKPSPTLAHHVRHDMDGKIPLILDGGATEIGIESTVLDTTCEPPVILRPGKITKEQIEHVIGTVRTSSGNKDNVPKSPGMKYMHYAPTAPLYLIEDEKGLIEKAIQYVQEKGKRVAVISETDYPLADFNFPLSMENLYASLRECDLTDADLILAPVKSSDQDQDALMNRLEKAADHKWFS